Proteins encoded in a region of the Halarcobacter mediterraneus genome:
- a CDS encoding helix-turn-helix domain-containing protein, with translation MSHKIDLDSFDEFILNKSKDSNLTYSLPNNIGLFECSRDNIQKDILLFKTDAKVNINDLIVNSSSQVSGLYMIINLEGNIIHTDKTDKSKLLFNKGDMITKYINNYEGGYEFKNETNIKSLCLLIRDDFLEKYLLNHLDNKSELDKKYKDNISSQLRKSIANHRLQSLAYELYNSPFEGDLNQLFMQSKALEFIYEEFNSIINEQNGKCSCEICSCDKLNIDDINALYKAKELIEKADRFYTLSELCKKVALNEFKLKYGFKKVFKTTPGQMILNLKMQKAKELLLSQNYNVSEVSRMVGYKYQQSFTNAFIKCFNTTPKSLIKSKNYYDFS, from the coding sequence ATGTCACATAAAATTGATTTAGATAGTTTTGATGAGTTTATATTAAATAAATCAAAAGATTCTAATCTTACATATTCTTTACCAAATAATATAGGACTATTTGAATGTAGTAGGGATAATATTCAAAAAGATATATTATTATTTAAAACAGATGCAAAGGTAAATATTAATGATTTGATAGTTAATTCCTCTTCTCAAGTTTCAGGGTTATATATGATAATTAATCTTGAAGGTAATATTATACATACAGATAAAACTGATAAGTCAAAGCTTCTTTTTAATAAAGGAGATATGATAACGAAATATATAAATAATTATGAAGGTGGATATGAGTTTAAAAATGAGACAAATATAAAAAGTTTGTGTTTACTTATAAGAGATGATTTTTTAGAAAAGTACTTATTAAACCATTTAGATAATAAATCAGAACTTGATAAAAAATATAAAGACAATATCTCTTCTCAATTAAGAAAAAGCATAGCTAATCATAGGCTACAGTCCTTAGCTTATGAACTTTATAATTCTCCTTTTGAAGGAGACTTAAATCAACTTTTTATGCAAAGTAAAGCCTTAGAGTTTATATATGAAGAGTTTAATAGTATAATCAATGAACAAAATGGTAAGTGCTCTTGTGAAATTTGTTCTTGTGATAAACTTAATATAGATGATATAAATGCTTTGTATAAAGCCAAAGAATTGATTGAAAAAGCAGATAGATTTTATACTTTAAGTGAGCTTTGCAAAAAAGTTGCTTTAAATGAATTTAAACTAAAATATGGCTTTAAGAAAGTTTTTAAAACTACCCCTGGACAAATGATTTTAAATCTAAAAATGCAAAAGGCAAAAGAACTTTTATTAAGTCAAAACTATAATGTATCTGAAGTTTCAAGAATGGTGGGATATAAGTATCAACAAAGTTTTACAAATGCTTTTATAAAATGTTTTAATACTACACCTAAGTCTTTGATTAAGTCTAAAAATTATTATGACTTTAGCTAA
- a CDS encoding TonB-dependent receptor, whose translation MKKNKELILISLICCNFLYANSTETTKLNEVTVTANKVEENIIEVPQSITVITKDELQEKGIKKVSEVIKEIPNMYIQNSLNGNMSSFRGLNTSMFTNNNPIVIYIDGVPYYDRYDFNPSLENVEQIEVLRGPQGTLYGKDAIGGVINIITKTPTNEWTGSILAEYGNDNFFRTSFNTSGAIINNKLYAGINNSYSSDDGWITNHYPTMDSDANEKISRKTSGFLLYKPTDEFSSKLVLTNNYDKKYFMDGFGSDPSLDINSLKREDAENISFDVPAFERTKVNSQSLNLNYELEKIKLESTTTHKKIDFDGEYDTDNRAHTPSDGLRQFNYSEIDTWTQELRLSSKNQDIKWVTGVYFDKEERKQGPYGAEQLYYGDVYTGDAYSTTNSRTQAIFGQTMIPLGANFELTLGARYQRIKKDIDVTAKSSWAGTAYPDVNYLDEKTWNTFLPKLALMYYINADTTTYISVSKGYMPGGFNYYPSSDNSSDNSFEAQKSINYEVGLKHLGENYSLNLAIFRMDIKDIHVYKQLMGGTVFATSNANKAHSQGIELDGAYYITDNIKLSAAIGLIDAEYDDYDNGTKKYDGENIEHTPRYTASIGLAYLQEKGLYGRLDIQAKGKTTFIDGANNDSLIEADGGITSNAKVGYKIGDFDIYGYVTNITDEDYVNSYMSKEGTSWVGFNEPRKFGVGLKYTF comes from the coding sequence ATGAAAAAAAACAAGGAACTTATATTAATCTCATTAATTTGTTGTAACTTTCTTTATGCAAATAGTACAGAGACTACAAAGTTAAATGAAGTAACAGTTACTGCAAACAAAGTTGAAGAAAATATTATTGAAGTCCCTCAAAGTATTACAGTAATCACAAAAGATGAATTACAAGAAAAAGGTATAAAAAAAGTCTCTGAAGTAATAAAAGAAATACCAAATATGTATATTCAAAATTCTTTAAATGGAAATATGAGTTCTTTTAGAGGATTAAATACATCAATGTTTACAAATAACAATCCTATTGTAATATATATTGATGGAGTACCCTATTATGATAGATATGATTTTAATCCTTCATTAGAAAATGTTGAACAAATAGAAGTACTAAGAGGACCACAAGGAACTCTTTATGGTAAAGATGCCATTGGTGGAGTAATAAATATAATTACAAAAACCCCTACGAATGAGTGGACAGGAAGTATTCTTGCAGAATATGGAAATGACAATTTTTTTAGAACCTCATTTAATACAAGTGGAGCAATAATAAACAATAAACTATATGCAGGGATAAATAATTCTTATAGCTCAGATGATGGTTGGATTACAAATCATTATCCTACTATGGATAGTGATGCAAATGAAAAAATTTCTAGAAAAACAAGTGGTTTCTTACTATATAAGCCAACCGATGAGTTTTCTTCAAAATTAGTTTTAACTAATAATTATGATAAAAAATACTTCATGGATGGTTTTGGTTCAGATCCAAGTTTAGATATAAATAGTTTAAAGCGTGAAGATGCTGAAAATATTAGTTTTGATGTTCCAGCTTTCGAAAGAACAAAAGTTAATTCTCAAAGTTTAAATCTTAATTATGAATTAGAAAAAATAAAGCTAGAATCAACAACAACCCATAAAAAAATAGATTTTGATGGAGAATATGATACAGATAATCGAGCTCATACTCCAAGTGACGGTTTAAGACAATTTAATTACTCAGAAATTGATACTTGGACACAAGAATTAAGACTATCAAGTAAAAATCAAGATATAAAATGGGTAACCGGTGTTTATTTTGATAAAGAAGAAAGAAAACAAGGACCTTATGGAGCAGAACAACTTTATTATGGAGATGTGTATACAGGAGATGCTTATTCAACTACAAACAGTAGAACCCAAGCTATTTTTGGACAAACAATGATTCCTTTAGGTGCAAACTTTGAGCTAACTTTAGGAGCTAGATATCAAAGAATCAAAAAAGATATAGATGTTACTGCTAAATCTAGTTGGGCAGGTACAGCATATCCAGATGTAAACTACCTTGATGAAAAAACTTGGAATACTTTTCTTCCAAAATTAGCTTTAATGTACTATATAAATGCTGATACAACAACTTATATTTCAGTTTCAAAAGGATATATGCCAGGAGGATTTAACTATTACCCTTCTAGTGATAATAGTTCAGATAATAGCTTTGAAGCTCAAAAATCTATAAACTATGAAGTAGGACTAAAACACTTAGGAGAGAACTATTCACTTAATCTTGCTATTTTTAGAATGGATATTAAAGATATTCATGTTTATAAACAATTAATGGGTGGAACAGTATTTGCTACAAGTAATGCAAATAAAGCTCATTCTCAAGGAATTGAACTTGATGGAGCATATTATATAACGGATAATATTAAATTATCAGCAGCTATTGGTTTAATTGATGCAGAATATGATGATTATGATAATGGAACAAAGAAATATGATGGAGAAAATATAGAACATACACCAAGATATACGGCAAGTATAGGTTTAGCTTATCTTCAAGAAAAAGGTTTATATGGAAGACTTGATATTCAGGCAAAAGGAAAAACTACCTTTATTGATGGAGCAAATAATGATAGCTTAATTGAAGCAGATGGAGGAATCACTTCTAATGCAAAAGTTGGTTACAAAATAGGTGACTTTGATATCTATGGTTATGTTACAAATATCACAGATGAAGATTATGTAAATTCATATATGTCAAAGGAAGGAACTTCTTGGGTAGGCTTTAATGAACCAAGAAAATTTGGAGTTGGACTTAAATATACTTTTTAA
- a CDS encoding ABC transporter ATP-binding protein, translating to MKKQTEKKHGLWAIMKPVMFEIRMAILLASLGAISLIVTLILLSLTLTSIMQETPMEILGIKFNLFNTIILLAIMTVIAFLSRFYAFVVSHLGAFRLEQILRTKLSQHLADVPLGYIISNGSGTLKKVMQNDVRALHAFVADSTPMIAKSIIAPTITLIALLIIDYRLALASITVLILGWIAMAYAMRDSKVLREKYEQSQSNINKAVIEFAQAMPVVRTFDDGTSSFKRYNDSLLAYKENLSNWMKISAISAKLGMIILSPLPTLLAVLLTGTILLNNDSLELFALISALFLSTGMADAMMPVMWLQNFIKKSQASALRIQEVLDIPSLPISKEPKTPKNFDIEFKNVSFKYDNIENYALKNINLRVPNGSVTALVGPSGAGKSTVAKLIPRFWDVNSGEINIGEVNIKEISPQVLMDTVSFVFQDTFLFQDTIYNNIKMANSKASKEDVINAARAAQIHEFIKTLPNGYDTMAGDRGANLSGGQKQRITIARAILRDTPIVVLDEATAFADPENEEEIVKALANLTVNKTVIMIAHRLSTIKDADQIVVFDQGEIAEIGKHDELLENKNVYKKLWNNYEKASQWNLEKGKSHE from the coding sequence ATGAAGAAACAAACAGAAAAAAAACATGGTCTTTGGGCTATTATGAAACCTGTAATGTTTGAGATAAGAATGGCAATTCTTTTAGCTTCCCTTGGAGCTATTAGCTTAATTGTGACCCTTATACTTTTATCTTTGACATTAACAAGTATTATGCAAGAAACTCCCATGGAAATACTTGGAATAAAATTTAATCTTTTCAATACCATAATCTTATTAGCAATAATGACCGTCATTGCTTTTTTATCAAGATTTTATGCTTTTGTAGTATCCCATTTAGGAGCATTTAGATTAGAACAAATATTAAGAACTAAATTATCTCAGCATTTAGCAGATGTTCCTCTTGGATATATTATTTCAAACGGTTCAGGAACACTAAAGAAAGTAATGCAAAATGATGTAAGGGCTTTACATGCTTTTGTAGCAGACAGTACCCCTATGATAGCTAAAAGTATAATTGCCCCTACTATAACACTTATAGCACTATTAATTATTGATTATAGATTAGCACTTGCTAGTATTACTGTTTTAATTTTAGGATGGATAGCTATGGCATATGCTATGAGAGATTCAAAAGTATTAAGAGAAAAATATGAACAAAGTCAAAGTAATATCAATAAAGCAGTAATTGAATTTGCTCAAGCAATGCCAGTAGTGCGAACTTTTGATGATGGAACAAGCTCTTTTAAAAGATATAATGATTCACTTCTAGCATATAAAGAAAACCTAAGTAATTGGATGAAAATAAGTGCTATTTCTGCAAAATTAGGTATGATAATTTTAAGCCCTCTTCCAACACTTTTAGCTGTTCTATTAACAGGAACAATACTTTTAAACAATGATTCTTTAGAACTTTTTGCTTTAATTTCAGCACTTTTTTTAAGTACTGGAATGGCAGATGCAATGATGCCTGTTATGTGGCTTCAAAACTTTATAAAAAAATCTCAAGCTTCAGCCTTAAGAATTCAAGAAGTTTTAGATATTCCTTCTCTTCCTATTTCAAAAGAACCTAAAACTCCTAAAAACTTTGATATTGAGTTTAAAAATGTCTCTTTTAAGTATGATAATATAGAAAACTATGCTTTAAAAAATATAAACCTTAGAGTGCCAAATGGAAGTGTTACTGCATTAGTTGGACCAAGTGGAGCTGGTAAAAGTACAGTAGCAAAACTAATTCCTAGATTTTGGGATGTTAATAGTGGAGAAATAAATATAGGGGAAGTTAATATAAAAGAAATAAGCCCTCAAGTTCTAATGGATACTGTCTCTTTTGTTTTTCAAGATACTTTTCTTTTTCAAGACACAATTTACAACAATATAAAAATGGCAAATTCAAAAGCTAGCAAAGAAGATGTAATAAATGCAGCTCGTGCTGCTCAAATACATGAGTTTATAAAAACTTTACCAAATGGTTATGACACTATGGCAGGAGATAGAGGGGCGAATCTATCAGGTGGACAAAAACAGAGAATTACTATTGCAAGAGCTATATTAAGAGATACTCCAATTGTTGTACTTGATGAAGCAACAGCTTTTGCTGATCCAGAAAATGAAGAAGAAATTGTAAAAGCATTAGCAAATCTAACTGTAAATAAAACAGTTATTATGATTGCACATCGTCTTTCAACTATAAAAGATGCCGATCAAATAGTAGTTTTTGATCAAGGAGAAATAGCTGAAATTGGAAAACATGACGAGTTATTAGAAAACAAAAATGTTTATAAAAAACTTTGGAATAACTATGAAAAAGCAAGTCAATGGAATTTAGAAAAAGGAAAATCACATGAATAA
- a CDS encoding ABC transporter ATP-binding protein, producing MNNEKVSSFKESYDITLKIADKSASLVKRSFLYFIIAYIFQGLAFAFFFPLLNSIFTNDFNLNNTLFWFGIIAILSIVSFIFRWLASDFQYSKDIVQITHDLRNKLGEKIKTMPLQSLYKYRTGELNSILAQNVDESILHMGIVSGMFFEVAIVPIVIVIATFFIDPAMALALLIALPIAVPVYKWSRKKTKWDKTQGAKAHATLEADTVEYIQGLPVLRAVNQVGENAQNLQKSIGILREVQKKGLYASTLPMIIMNTLVEFVFLFVLALGSLWIANEEFTIGALLALLIILGRLSEPLANFLAVSGVLDIMEASFKHIKKLLDTKEFSIKEPKQKPTKFDIKFENVDFAYEGTNQTALKSLDIQIKDKSLTAIVGPSGSGKTTITKLIMRYDDPQNGIVKIGDIDIRNMEQTTLMSYISVVFQDVYLFDDTILNNIRMGKPNASDEEVLKASNAAFCHEFVSRLPNGYETKVGEIGGSLSGGERQRISIARAILKNAPIVILDEPTSALDTQSEVAVQNALDELIKDKTVIVIAHRLSTIAHADNILVIEDGKLKEKGTHQELFKKQGKYYSMFQAQQRVKEWNVKSTIE from the coding sequence ATGAATAACGAAAAGGTATCTTCATTTAAAGAATCATATGATATTACTTTAAAAATAGCAGATAAAAGTGCTTCTTTAGTGAAAAGAAGCTTCTTATATTTTATTATTGCTTACATCTTCCAAGGATTAGCTTTTGCTTTTTTCTTTCCACTTTTAAATAGTATTTTTACAAATGATTTTAATTTAAATAATACTTTATTTTGGTTTGGAATAATTGCAATACTTAGTATAGTATCCTTTATTTTTAGATGGTTAGCTTCAGATTTCCAATACTCTAAAGATATTGTACAAATAACCCATGACCTTAGAAATAAACTTGGAGAAAAAATAAAAACTATGCCTCTTCAAAGTTTATATAAATATAGAACAGGGGAACTTAATTCTATTTTAGCACAAAATGTTGATGAATCAATACTTCATATGGGAATTGTCTCTGGAATGTTTTTTGAAGTTGCTATTGTTCCAATAGTAATTGTAATAGCAACATTTTTTATAGACCCAGCAATGGCTTTAGCACTTCTTATTGCCCTTCCTATAGCTGTACCTGTATATAAATGGAGTAGAAAAAAAACAAAATGGGACAAAACCCAAGGAGCAAAAGCACACGCAACTCTTGAGGCAGATACAGTTGAATATATTCAAGGATTACCAGTTTTAAGAGCTGTAAACCAAGTAGGAGAAAATGCACAAAATCTTCAAAAATCTATAGGAATATTAAGAGAGGTTCAGAAAAAAGGGCTTTATGCTTCAACTCTTCCAATGATTATTATGAATACCTTAGTAGAATTTGTTTTTCTATTTGTTCTTGCTTTAGGAAGTTTATGGATAGCAAATGAAGAGTTTACAATAGGTGCATTACTTGCATTATTAATTATACTAGGAAGATTATCAGAGCCTTTAGCAAACTTTTTAGCTGTTTCTGGAGTGTTAGATATTATGGAAGCCTCTTTTAAACATATTAAAAAACTTTTAGATACAAAAGAGTTTTCTATAAAAGAACCAAAACAAAAACCTACAAAGTTTGATATTAAGTTTGAAAATGTAGATTTTGCTTATGAGGGAACAAATCAAACTGCATTAAAAAGCTTAGATATTCAAATCAAAGATAAATCCCTTACTGCAATTGTAGGACCATCAGGAAGTGGTAAAACTACTATTACTAAACTTATTATGAGATATGATGATCCACAAAATGGTATTGTAAAAATTGGTGATATTGATATAAGAAATATGGAACAAACTACTTTAATGAGTTATATCTCTGTAGTATTTCAAGATGTATATTTATTTGATGATACTATTTTAAATAATATTCGTATGGGAAAACCAAATGCTAGTGACGAAGAAGTATTAAAAGCTTCTAATGCAGCCTTTTGTCATGAATTTGTATCAAGACTTCCAAATGGTTATGAGACAAAAGTAGGAGAGATTGGTGGAAGTTTAAGTGGAGGAGAACGTCAACGTATTTCTATAGCAAGAGCAATACTCAAAAATGCTCCTATAGTTATACTTGATGAACCTACCTCAGCACTTGATACCCAAAGTGAAGTAGCTGTTCAAAATGCTCTAGATGAACTTATCAAAGATAAAACAGTTATCGTAATAGCACATAGGCTTTCTACAATTGCCCATGCTGATAACATTTTAGTAATTGAAGATGGAAAACTAAAAGAGAAGGGAACTCATCAAGAACTTTTTAAAAAACAAGGTAAATATTATTCAATGTTCCAAGCACAACAAAGAGTAAAAGAGTGGAATGTAAAGAGTACTATAGAATGA
- a CDS encoding MFS transporter, which translates to MKKKLTLKEFTLLISLYTSQYIGFAFFAEAFIGILRQNKMPLENLGLIYMLGLFWVFRFLWAPFIDKIKFKIGHYKGWIIIFQLLMVTTLLTIGQFSLINNLQTIILLSVFFAFTAASQSIALDGLVYKNVFKKERSFAMSIKAASGLLGMVLGGGVGLVLYTHLGWEFTMTIVSITMLIALIQIIFYKESNQKKVQVTTELNYKQFISFWKGRDKKQWLLLLFLYPATISSAYGLITPMLVDLGWSLDKIGYAVHIIGYSIGVLASFSTTWFIKRYGKKTVLVGASLGQCFGMLLLLILFHNNETISTILIVGIIFSFYTPSSVIMTTLMMDKASKKTPAAQFAAQHSVYMLSGIIFATLAVSFAGILGYTNIVLIGAFIGLLAAYVSYKIELEKEKLKNERN; encoded by the coding sequence ATGAAGAAAAAGCTTACACTCAAAGAGTTTACTCTTCTAATAAGCCTATATACTAGTCAGTATATAGGCTTTGCTTTTTTTGCTGAAGCATTTATTGGAATATTAAGACAAAATAAAATGCCATTAGAAAACTTAGGTCTAATATATATGTTAGGACTATTTTGGGTATTTCGCTTTTTATGGGCTCCTTTTATTGACAAAATAAAGTTCAAAATAGGACACTATAAAGGGTGGATTATTATTTTTCAGCTTTTAATGGTTACAACTCTTCTGACAATAGGACAGTTTAGTCTTATAAATAATTTGCAAACTATCATTTTATTAAGTGTATTTTTTGCTTTTACTGCTGCTTCTCAAAGTATTGCTTTAGATGGACTTGTATATAAAAATGTCTTTAAAAAAGAGCGGTCTTTTGCTATGTCCATAAAAGCAGCAAGTGGTCTTTTAGGAATGGTTCTAGGAGGAGGTGTAGGTCTTGTTCTTTATACTCATTTAGGATGGGAGTTTACAATGACAATAGTTTCAATAACTATGTTAATAGCACTTATTCAAATAATTTTTTATAAAGAATCAAATCAAAAAAAAGTACAAGTTACTACAGAACTCAATTATAAGCAGTTTATCTCTTTTTGGAAAGGGAGAGATAAAAAGCAATGGCTTTTACTTTTATTTTTATATCCAGCAACAATTAGCTCAGCATACGGACTTATTACTCCAATGCTTGTTGACTTGGGATGGAGTCTAGATAAAATTGGATATGCTGTCCATATTATAGGTTATAGTATAGGAGTACTTGCCTCATTCTCAACCACTTGGTTTATAAAAAGATATGGAAAAAAAACTGTTTTAGTTGGTGCTTCATTAGGACAATGTTTTGGAATGTTGTTGCTATTAATCCTTTTTCATAATAATGAAACTATCTCAACAATTTTAATTGTTGGGATTATTTTTTCATTCTATACTCCATCAAGTGTTATTATGACAACTTTAATGATGGATAAAGCCTCAAAAAAAACACCAGCTGCTCAATTTGCAGCACAACATAGTGTATATATGCTTTCAGGAATTATATTTGCGACCTTAGCAGTTTCTTTTGCAGGTATTTTAGGATATACAAATATAGTTTTAATTGGAGCATTTATAGGATTATTAGCTGCTTATGTTTCATATAAAATAGAATTAGAGAAAGAGAAATTAAAAAATGAAAGAAATTAA
- a CDS encoding MFS transporter has protein sequence MKEIKILMIVNVLCISAMMAFLAVVGPIIRELHLEEWHAGLTVAIAGVLWVLLSRYWGRKSDIVGRKPILVIGVAGVAISYLVLAIFIDNAIISPPAVIVSLFILILTRGGIGAFYSAITPVSNALIADHIEKEKRTGYIAKLAASSGIGMVIGPPIGGYLANFGLSTPLYTFAILPLLGTIALYMILPHEKPVTTEKTPILKVFDERLRIPMFAAFITMFSIVTAQVCLGFYIIDKFGLDSLKAAEMTGYILACVGFSFIISQILVSKSKIEATKLLKYGAFIGMVGYILVFLMNSELILTLGLCLGAFGMGILFPAYQTLAVNLVKKEEQGASAGTVSAAQGIGMIIGPLASTIIYKLDPTAPFILVSLLFFLLGIISFKYDRKERC, from the coding sequence ATGAAAGAAATTAAAATATTAATGATTGTCAATGTTTTATGTATATCAGCAATGATGGCATTCTTAGCAGTAGTAGGACCTATTATAAGGGAACTACATCTAGAAGAGTGGCATGCAGGGTTAACAGTGGCTATTGCAGGAGTTTTATGGGTTTTATTATCTAGATACTGGGGAAGAAAAAGTGATATAGTAGGACGAAAACCTATTTTAGTAATAGGCGTAGCAGGAGTAGCTATATCATATTTAGTATTAGCAATATTTATTGATAATGCTATTATCTCCCCACCTGCTGTGATAGTCTCATTATTTATATTAATTCTTACAAGAGGTGGAATAGGAGCTTTCTATTCAGCTATTACTCCTGTATCAAATGCTTTAATTGCTGATCATATTGAAAAAGAAAAAAGAACAGGATATATTGCAAAACTTGCTGCAAGTAGTGGAATAGGAATGGTAATAGGTCCACCTATAGGTGGATATCTTGCAAATTTTGGATTAAGTACACCCCTTTATACTTTTGCTATTTTACCTTTACTTGGAACAATTGCATTGTATATGATACTACCCCATGAAAAACCTGTGACAACAGAAAAAACTCCTATTTTAAAAGTTTTTGATGAAAGACTAAGAATACCCATGTTTGCAGCATTTATAACTATGTTTTCCATTGTAACTGCTCAAGTTTGTCTAGGTTTTTATATTATTGACAAATTTGGATTAGACTCTTTAAAGGCAGCTGAAATGACTGGTTATATATTAGCTTGTGTTGGATTTTCCTTTATTATATCGCAAATATTAGTATCAAAAAGTAAAATTGAAGCAACAAAACTTCTTAAATATGGTGCTTTTATAGGAATGGTTGGATATATTCTTGTATTTTTAATGAATTCAGAACTTATTTTAACACTTGGTTTATGCCTTGGTGCATTTGGGATGGGAATACTTTTCCCAGCTTATCAAACTCTAGCCGTGAACTTAGTAAAAAAAGAAGAACAAGGTGCATCTGCTGGTACAGTAAGTGCAGCTCAAGGTATAGGAATGATTATTGGACCGCTTGCTAGTACAATAATTTATAAACTTGACCCAACTGCTCCTTTTATACTTGTAAGCTTATTATTTTTTCTATTAGGTATAATTTCATTTAAATATGATAGGAAAGAGAGATGTTAG
- a CDS encoding manganese efflux pump MntP, with translation MLEVIILAIALSMDAFAVSIGLGIKNQKSLRSLAVTAGLYFGIFQALMPFIGYIGGVGLKDIIGGYDYWIAFVLLLLIGGKMIYEAFGENVEDEISIISHKILLTLAIATSIDAMAAGFSLHLFNLNVYLSLLIIGLTTFIISIIGVYIGSKGGAKYESKAEILGGVILIIIGFKILLQNLF, from the coding sequence ATGTTAGAAGTCATAATTTTGGCAATTGCACTAAGTATGGATGCATTTGCTGTATCTATTGGACTAGGAATCAAAAATCAAAAAAGTCTAAGAAGTTTAGCAGTTACTGCTGGTTTATATTTTGGGATATTTCAGGCTTTAATGCCTTTTATTGGTTATATTGGTGGTGTTGGATTAAAAGATATTATTGGAGGGTATGATTACTGGATTGCTTTTGTTCTTCTTTTATTAATAGGTGGAAAAATGATTTATGAAGCCTTTGGAGAAAATGTAGAAGATGAAATAAGTATAATATCTCATAAAATCTTATTAACCCTTGCAATTGCAACAAGTATTGATGCAATGGCAGCAGGTTTTTCACTTCACTTATTTAATTTAAATGTTTATTTATCTCTTTTAATTATTGGACTTACAACTTTTATTATTAGTATTATTGGTGTTTATATTGGTTCCAAAGGTGGAGCAAAATATGAAAGTAAAGCTGAAATTTTAGGTGGAGTTATCCTTATTATTATTGGATTTAAAATCCTTCTACAAAATTTATTCTAA
- a CDS encoding TAXI family TRAP transporter solute-binding subunit — protein MKYKILTVTLPVILLIIATFYITIQFIQPAPKKEITIATGSKTGSYYKTALIYKELLEKENVKVNLLTSAGSIENINLLKENKADVAFIQNGTILEKNVSNIKSLASIYYEPLWVFYRNEGFNVDYIIQFFSKKIAIGKEGSGTKDLSEKILADNGINNENSQIFHYDLQKAKEELEKGNIDTMFIVSSHKSQIIEDLLANPYINILSFKRAKAYSRKYPFLEALTLYEGTLDLFKNLPDENISLLSTTANLVVKEDFSEELIRLLLKKLKEVHNKKELFSKAEQFPNDLNMQLEMHEEASRYFKYGDTWLEKIFPYWIASNIDRLKLLIIPLLTLLFPLFKGVFPLYNWTMRSKIYRWYEQVKELDNKLDSLDIESLKKELAKLEKLKIEIKEETKVPLSYMGEYYNLQLHIDLIENKIERKLNN, from the coding sequence ATGAAATATAAAATCCTTACTGTAACTCTTCCTGTTATTTTACTGATAATTGCTACTTTTTATATAACTATACAGTTTATTCAACCAGCACCAAAAAAAGAGATTACAATTGCTACAGGCTCAAAAACAGGAAGTTATTATAAAACTGCCCTAATCTACAAAGAGTTATTAGAAAAAGAAAATGTAAAAGTTAATCTATTAACTTCAGCAGGTTCTATTGAAAATATAAATTTATTAAAAGAAAATAAAGCTGATGTAGCTTTTATTCAAAATGGGACTATTTTAGAAAAAAATGTTTCGAATATAAAATCTCTTGCTTCAATTTATTATGAACCTTTATGGGTATTTTATAGAAATGAAGGGTTTAATGTTGATTATATAATTCAATTTTTCTCAAAAAAAATAGCTATAGGAAAAGAAGGAAGTGGCACTAAAGATTTAAGTGAAAAAATATTAGCAGATAATGGAATAAACAATGAAAATTCACAAATTTTTCATTATGATTTACAAAAAGCAAAAGAAGAACTAGAAAAAGGGAATATAGATACAATGTTTATCGTTTCTTCTCATAAATCACAAATAATTGAAGATCTTTTAGCTAATCCATATATAAATATTTTGAGTTTTAAAAGAGCAAAAGCTTATAGCAGGAAATATCCTTTTTTAGAAGCTTTAACTTTATATGAAGGTACATTAGATTTATTTAAAAACCTTCCAGATGAAAATATAAGTTTACTTTCTACTACTGCAAATCTTGTGGTAAAAGAAGATTTTTCAGAAGAGTTAATAAGACTTCTTCTAAAAAAACTAAAAGAAGTTCATAATAAAAAAGAACTTTTTTCAAAAGCAGAACAATTTCCAAATGACTTAAATATGCAACTTGAAATGCATGAAGAAGCAAGTAGGTATTTTAAATATGGAGACACTTGGTTAGAAAAAATCTTTCCATATTGGATTGCCTCAAATATAGATAGATTAAAGCTTTTAATCATTCCTTTACTTACTTTACTTTTCCCTTTATTTAAAGGAGTTTTCCCTCTATATAATTGGACTATGAGATCTAAAATTTATAGATGGTATGAACAAGTAAAAGAGCTTGATAATAAATTAGACAGCTTAGATATAGAAAGTTTAAAAAAAGAATTAGCAAAACTTGAAAAACTAAAAATTGAAATAAAAGAAGAGACAAAAGTTCCTTTATCCTATATGGGAGAATATTATAATTTACAATTACATATTGATTTAATTGAAAACAAAATTGAAAGAAAACTAAATAATTGA